One stretch of Qipengyuania gelatinilytica DNA includes these proteins:
- a CDS encoding AtpZ/AtpI family protein, whose amino-acid sequence MSDDEPARKPIEEDARIDALEKRLSAAQQREDQRNRKTGSGADANYRSGNRVLADLLGGLLGGTVIGWAIGYFTDTNPWGLLVGLFLGIVVAFRNIIRAANQKPGE is encoded by the coding sequence GAAACCCATCGAGGAGGATGCGCGGATTGACGCGCTGGAGAAGCGGCTCAGTGCCGCCCAGCAGCGCGAAGATCAACGCAACCGCAAGACCGGTTCCGGGGCCGATGCGAACTATCGCAGCGGCAACCGTGTTCTGGCCGACCTGCTCGGGGGGCTTCTAGGTGGTACGGTTATCGGGTGGGCCATTGGCTATTTCACCGATACCAACCCCTGGGGTCTGCTGGTCGGCCTGTTCCTCGGAATAGTCGTCGCCTTCAGGAACATTATCCGCGCGGCAAATCAGAAGCCCGGCGAGTGA
- a CDS encoding F0F1 ATP synthase subunit A codes for MAAEQAKVDPMYQFTIQPLAGSENWELAGYNIAFTNSAMWMLITTVVLFLFVLGGMKRELVPGRWQMMVETFTGFIDNMLEANIGKAGRKYVPYVFSLFMFILFANLLGLLPLGLAGIHPFTFTSHFTVTGVLAIISFSIVLIVGFWRHGLHFFSLFVPHGTPLPMIPVIAPIEFISFMVRPFSLGLRLFVAMMAGHVLLEVLSSFVIDGTNAGAGFGLLVGLPSFILMIGICALELLVAGIQAYVFALLTSLYINDAENLH; via the coding sequence GTGGCAGCCGAACAGGCCAAAGTCGATCCGATGTATCAGTTCACCATCCAACCGCTTGCCGGTTCGGAAAATTGGGAACTGGCCGGATACAATATCGCCTTCACCAATTCCGCAATGTGGATGCTGATCACCACGGTGGTGCTCTTCCTCTTCGTGCTTGGCGGCATGAAGCGTGAACTGGTTCCCGGGCGCTGGCAGATGATGGTGGAGACCTTCACCGGATTCATCGACAACATGCTCGAAGCGAATATCGGCAAGGCCGGGCGCAAGTACGTGCCCTATGTCTTCAGCCTGTTCATGTTCATCCTGTTCGCGAACCTCCTCGGCCTGCTGCCGCTGGGTCTCGCCGGGATCCACCCGTTCACCTTCACCAGCCACTTCACCGTGACCGGTGTGCTCGCGATCATCAGCTTCTCGATCGTCCTGATCGTCGGCTTCTGGCGCCACGGCCTGCACTTCTTCAGCCTCTTCGTGCCGCACGGCACGCCGCTGCCGATGATCCCCGTGATTGCGCCGATCGAATTCATCTCTTTCATGGTGCGTCCCTTCAGCCTCGGCCTGCGACTGTTCGTGGCCATGATGGCCGGGCACGTGCTGCTGGAAGTCCTGTCGAGCTTCGTGATCGACGGCACCAATGCTGGCGCCGGTTTCGGCCTCCTGGTCGGCCTGCCCAGCTTCATCCTGATGATCGGCATCTGCGCTCTCGAGCTGCTGGTGGCGGGCATCCAGGCCTATGTTTTCGCTCTTCTGACGTCGCTGTACATCAACGACGCCGAGAACCTTCACTAA
- a CDS encoding F0F1 ATP synthase subunit C, which produces MEVEAAKLVGAGLAAIGAGMAAIGVGNVFGSFLESALRNPGAADGQQGRLFIGFAAAELLGLLAFVVAMILIFVA; this is translated from the coding sequence ATGGAAGTAGAAGCTGCAAAGCTCGTCGGCGCTGGTCTCGCTGCAATCGGTGCCGGTATGGCTGCGATCGGCGTTGGTAACGTCTTCGGTTCGTTCCTCGAAAGCGCACTGCGCAACCCGGGTGCTGCCGACGGCCAGCAGGGCCGCCTGTTCATCGGCTTCGCCGCTGCCGAACTTCTCGGCCTGCTGGCGTTCGTCGTTGCCATGATCCTGATCTTCGTCGCCTAA
- a CDS encoding ATPase, translated as MPQIAQLADTWSSQVFWLLVFFGITFFVIGKGMVPKVMDTVAQRDGQIAADLAAAKAARDAADEQEEAWRVKENENRAAAQAIVAKAKEEGAKKSETKLKAAQTRIDKKLADAEARIAEARTAALAEVETVAVEAAQDIVKTLAGVKVTKPVATKAVKEQMAHG; from the coding sequence ATGCCCCAGATAGCACAGCTTGCCGATACATGGTCCAGCCAGGTCTTCTGGCTGCTGGTCTTCTTCGGTATTACCTTCTTCGTCATCGGCAAGGGCATGGTGCCCAAGGTGATGGACACCGTTGCCCAGCGTGACGGCCAGATCGCCGCCGACCTCGCCGCTGCCAAGGCCGCGCGCGATGCCGCCGACGAGCAGGAAGAAGCCTGGCGGGTCAAGGAAAACGAAAACCGCGCTGCGGCGCAGGCGATCGTTGCCAAGGCCAAGGAAGAAGGCGCCAAGAAGAGCGAAACCAAGCTCAAGGCCGCCCAGACCCGTATCGACAAGAAACTTGCCGATGCCGAAGCACGTATCGCCGAAGCACGCACCGCGGCGCTGGCCGAAGTCGAGACCGTGGCTGTCGAAGCTGCGCAGGACATCGTCAAGACGCTCGCCGGCGTGAAGGTGACCAAGCCTGTCGCCACCAAGGCGGTGAAGGAGCAGATGGCTCATGGCTAA
- a CDS encoding NADPH:quinone oxidoreductase family protein — MKALQVGSLSPDLSGTGLVDIPCPSRGAGEVLVRVRAASLNYPDLLMTRGDYQFKPEVPFISGLEMAGEVIAADPDSGFAEGDRVMGGAKTGAFAEQVALPATSLRAIPEGLDFAQAAAMGAAYHTAYVALVELGGLEPGQTVLVHGASGGVGLAACDLARALGATVIAATHREDKLKHLRDIARPSAAILNTGRFREEVSELTDGRLCDLVFDPVGGDVFDESTRCVTFGAKLLVVGFVAGRIPEIAVNIPLIKGFSVVGVRAGEYARRFPERGKRIAAALDKLASEGKITPHIDRTLPLADWREAFEAMERGEIIGKIVLTP; from the coding sequence ATGAAGGCGCTCCAGGTCGGTAGCCTTAGTCCCGATCTATCGGGGACCGGACTGGTCGACATCCCCTGCCCTTCACGCGGTGCAGGCGAGGTCCTGGTCCGCGTTCGCGCCGCATCGCTCAACTACCCCGACTTGCTGATGACGCGCGGGGACTACCAGTTCAAACCGGAGGTCCCGTTCATTTCCGGGCTGGAAATGGCAGGCGAAGTCATTGCCGCCGATCCCGACAGCGGATTTGCGGAAGGCGACCGTGTGATGGGCGGCGCCAAGACAGGCGCTTTTGCCGAACAGGTCGCGCTTCCCGCCACGTCGCTTCGTGCGATCCCCGAGGGCCTGGACTTTGCGCAGGCGGCCGCAATGGGCGCGGCCTATCACACGGCTTATGTTGCGCTGGTTGAACTGGGTGGCCTTGAGCCGGGTCAGACCGTCCTCGTCCATGGAGCGAGTGGCGGCGTGGGGCTTGCCGCCTGCGATCTCGCCAGGGCTCTCGGTGCCACAGTCATTGCCGCCACGCATCGCGAGGACAAACTCAAGCATCTGCGGGATATTGCCCGGCCCAGCGCCGCAATCCTCAACACCGGCCGTTTCCGTGAAGAGGTTTCCGAGCTGACCGATGGCCGGCTTTGCGATCTCGTCTTCGATCCGGTCGGCGGCGACGTCTTCGACGAGAGCACGCGCTGCGTGACCTTCGGCGCAAAGCTGCTCGTGGTGGGCTTTGTGGCTGGAAGGATTCCCGAAATCGCGGTCAACATTCCGCTCATCAAGGGGTTCTCAGTTGTCGGCGTGCGCGCAGGCGAATACGCGAGGCGCTTCCCCGAGCGCGGGAAGCGTATTGCCGCTGCATTGGACAAGCTCGCTAGCGAGGGAAAGATTACCCCTCACATCGATCGCACCCTGCCCCTTGCCGACTGGCGCGAGGCTTTCGAGGCGATGGAACGGGGCGAGATCATCGGAAAAATCGTGCTCACCCCCTGA
- the gloB gene encoding hydroxyacylglutathione hydrolase, translated as MLEVHQFPCLSDNYGFLLHDPDSGETAAIDTPDGAEYLRQAKARGWTITQIWNTHWHPDHTGGNKAIVEATGATVIAPQEVEKISPIDRVVGNGDSVSLGDWTARVIDVSGHTNGHIAYHIAEADTAFVGDSVFALGCGRMFEGEPEQFWHSLDRIRQLPENTQLYCAHEYTEANARFALHADPDNAALQLYAARVEEKRAKGQPTVPTLLSRELETNPFLRADNADLRDRWGGTNPAETFAALRAAKDNF; from the coding sequence ATGCTAGAAGTTCACCAGTTCCCCTGCCTGTCCGACAATTACGGGTTCCTCCTCCACGATCCCGACAGCGGCGAGACCGCTGCGATCGATACGCCTGATGGCGCGGAATACCTCCGCCAGGCTAAGGCCAGGGGCTGGACGATCACGCAGATCTGGAACACCCACTGGCATCCCGACCACACGGGTGGAAACAAGGCCATTGTCGAAGCGACGGGCGCGACGGTGATCGCACCGCAAGAGGTCGAGAAAATCAGCCCTATCGACCGCGTGGTCGGCAATGGCGACAGCGTATCGCTGGGCGACTGGACCGCGCGCGTGATCGACGTGTCGGGCCACACCAACGGCCACATCGCTTATCACATTGCCGAGGCCGATACGGCTTTCGTGGGCGACAGCGTCTTTGCGCTCGGGTGCGGGCGCATGTTCGAAGGCGAGCCGGAACAGTTCTGGCACAGCCTCGACCGCATCCGGCAGCTGCCGGAAAACACGCAGCTCTATTGCGCCCACGAGTATACGGAGGCCAATGCCAGGTTCGCGCTGCACGCCGATCCCGACAATGCAGCGCTCCAGCTGTATGCAGCGCGCGTCGAGGAAAAGCGCGCCAAGGGGCAACCGACGGTGCCCACCCTGCTCTCCCGCGAGCTCGAAACCAACCCGTTCCTGCGCGCCGATAATGCCGATTTGCGTGACCGCTGGGGCGGGACCAATCCGGCAGAAACCTTCGCCGCACTGAGAGCCGCCAAGGACAATTTCTGA